Part of the Choloepus didactylus isolate mChoDid1 chromosome 27, mChoDid1.pri, whole genome shotgun sequence genome is shown below.
GCTGAGGTTTTATTAATGGACTTTTCTCCCGCCTTCCTGCAGCTGAGTGCACGGTCATGGGCATCCCCAGTATTTCCACCAACCTCTCCGGCTTCGGCTGCTTCATGGAGGAGCACATCGCAGACCCCTCGGCGTACGGTCAGTGCCCAGAACCCCGACGGCTGAGGAAACGGGGCTGAGAGCCGGGGCTGCTTCACCCAGGGAGAGGGAGGCCTCGTGGGTCCCTGGGGCAGGAGAGGACAAGGGGACCAGACTCCTGGGTCCCTGGAGAAGCAGGGGTCCTGGTGCCAGCAAATCCCCCGGAGAATGAAGGGCCCCCTAGCCCGTTGTCGAGCCCCGGTCCTGGTCCCCGCAGGCATCTACATTCTGGACCGGCGGTTCCGCAGCCTGGACGACTCGTGCTCGCAGCTCACCTCCTTCCTCTACAGCTTCTGCCAGCAGAGCCGGCGGCAGCGCATCATCCAGCGCAATCGCACGGAACGCCTCTCCGACCTTCTGGACTGGAAATACCTAGGCCGGGTAAGGCCCCCTTCCTTAGCCTTGGCTGGCCAGCCAGCGCCTTCGGGCTGTGGGTCTGGTTCTGCATCCTCAAGAGGCTGACACTGTCGAGGGGAGGGCTAGGTCTCCTCCCACTTGTACCAGTTACTGTCCCTTTAAGAAATTACCCCGCTCCTCCAAGAGCTTCTTGGTGGAGAGTTTgtctcatttgcataggggtgtGGTCAAAGTGGTGCCCCAGGGAGAATTCTCCCGGGTTAATAAAGTGTGGCCCAATCGGCACGGCGCGGCTCTGCTTCTTTACATAAGGGGTGGGGCCAGAAAGGCAGGTAATTTGCATTGGGGCCGTTTTGGTGGCAATGGTGAATCTGCTCAGTTGCAAAGGTGTGGCCAGGGCCCCGCCCTCTCGCCTGCCTGTGGGCGGGGTCCAGTTCCCGCGCCCCCTGacgccccctcccctcctttccccaaAGTACTACATGTCGGCACGCCACATGGCGCTGGCCAAGGCCTTTCCGGACCACTTCACCTACGAGCCCCACGAGGCGGACGCGGTGAGTGGACCGCCGTCTCCGGTGGGCCGGCAGCTggagctggggggctggggtCCCTCCCACCCCCGAAGATTCGGTgggcctggggggtgggagggacccCTTACTTCGAGGGCGGAGGGGTGGTGGGTGCCCGAGGCCCACCCTCTGCGCCTTGTACCTACGCCCCTCCATTCGCAGACCCAGGGCTACCGCTACCCACGGCCGGCCTCGGTGCCGCCGTCGCCTTCGCTGTCGCGACACTCGAGCCCACACCAGAGCGAGGACGAGGAGGAGCCCCGGGACGGGCCGCCAGACGACGACAGCGAGCGCTACGACGAGGATGAGGAGGCGGCCAAGGACCGGCGCAACATCCGCGCCCCCGAGTGGCCGCGCCGCGCCTCCTGCACCTCTTCGAGCGGCGGGAGCAAGCGCAGCTCGGTGGACACGGCGCCCTCCAGCTCGCTCAGCACCCCCAGCGAGCCCCTCAGCCCCGCCAGCTCCCTGGGAGAGGAGCGCAACTAAGACCCCTGCCCCACACTCCTCCCAGCCCCCCGCCCCGGCCTCCCTCCTCCCAAGGGTGGATGCACGCGGCGCTGTGCTTAGACCCCACTCCAGACCGCAGCCCCTTGTGGGGTCCACAGCCCCGCCCCCACTGCCAAACACTCCAGCCCCCCTAGGGCAGCGCTGACTCCCCACACTCCAGAATCCATAATGTGGTGCCTTTCTCtggttccagaatgcataatgtGTGCCCTGGagcccaccccacacacacatgccagCCCTGCCAGGCTTGGCAGAGGTCTCAGAGGCCAGGAATCTGCCATTGTCCTGCAGTGCCAGAGGCTTCAGAAAAGCCAGCCTGCTGCCTTCCAAGCTGGGGCTTCTAGAGCCCTTTGTAGCTTGCAAATTCTGGACCCTGCAGAGCATGCCATACCCCAGCCTGGCCTGGGAGTCACCAGATGCTGGCACCTCCATGGTGTCTCTGCTAATGGGACAGTCCAGTTCGTAGCTGGGACATTTTCAGGGACTTAACAAACCTGGATGCAGAGGTCTTCCATGTCAACCCCAGAACTCAGGCTCCAGGACAGGGCACGTGTTTACTCTGGTCTAGCCCCACCTGGGGTGTCCAGCTTTgtctccccacctccatcccctgCCTGTTTTGGTCCAGTGTCCACTCAGCTCCCACTGGCCCCCCCACACTTTGGCCAGGCAAGGAGTGGCGGAACCACTTGGCTCCTCATTCCTGCTGGAGAATGCTCAGGACCCCTTTCCAGCTTTTTCTGGACCAGATCCTTATCCTCCTTCCCTGCTCTCCCCATTTTCTCCAGACTCCTGTGTCCTCTAGGAAATCCCTCTGCTGAGGACAGAACTGACTGTCTTCCCTGAACAGCTCTGCCCACCATGAAACCACTGAGTTCTAAGTGCCCCCTGCTGAGTCTAGATCCTTATCACTGTGTTCTGTCCCGATTACCTTTCCCCTGATCTAGAACCAAGCCCACTGGGTTCTAGAACCCCCACATTTACCTCGAGGCTCTTCCATCCCCGAGCTGTGTCCTACCCCCAGCTTTTGGTGAGGAGCCCTTCACGTGAGCTGATGCACTGCTTGGTTTGCAGTTGGTGGAGTTGGGGGTAGAAAGGGTGTGATTGGAGTGTGTTTCAGACATGAAAAAATACATCTATATTTAAGGATCCCAGGTCTTGTCCAGTATGGGGGCTTCGTGGGTCTCTACAGGCCCCTTCTCTTGGTTTTAGAtcctccacccctccccctgGTGCCTCTTCCCATCCTGCTGTCCTGGAAAGACTGGGATTGCTGTTCTGAATTCCAGTGTTATTTCAAGACAGGAAGGCACAGATGTAGACTATTTCCATCATGGCAAGAAGTTCTGATGAACTGGCTTCACACATCTTTTCAGGCCTCTGCTATTCTCTGGATGGCtctatttttcaagaaaaaaagaaaaccattttcCTTATAGTTCTAGTCTTCCCCAGGCCATGGTGCTTCTCTGCACATCCTCACCACTGAGGGAAGCAGGAAGCTTTGAAGGGCGGGTTTTAGATCCTGTGTGATCATCCCTTCTGGGAGAAACACagaagcccccaccccccaagtcaCATGGGCAGCTGCCAGAACGCAGGGACAGCAGGAGGGCATGATGTTAGGCAAACCGGTCTCTGGCAGTCACTTCCTCTCTAGATTCTTCTACCAAAAACGGAAGGCCTGGGGGTCAGAGCTGACACAGTAGTTTTGTTGCTTGCACAGGAAGGTGCTGCTGCATCAAGCTGCTTTGGTTGTCATTTGGAATCTTGTTTCACATCCCGTTTCTGTACTGAGCCCCCAAACCCCTGCTCAGTGCTTCTGGTGCATCACAGACTCCCAGCTGCTCACATCCATTCAACAAAGTTTTTGCCATCTAATAAGTGCTTTGCATTGTCAATACCCTAGCATTCAAGACACGACCCAACAGCTACCTTTGGAGCTGGGCTGGGTTTGCCCCCTGGTTGACACGGGCAAGTTATACTAATAGCCTCAACATGCCCACATAATGGTGTAATACATCTACCTCCCAGGATTGAGCCAGAAACAGTATCTCTACTTGATACAAGGCCTGCCCCATTCTGGTTACTGTTACATTGCATGAAAAACAGTGTCTGAGCCTGTTTCCTGGTACCCACTAAATTCAACTCTCCCTGGGCAGTTAACAGTCAAGCAAGCAGGGAATCTGCTGCAACACACCCCACCCCGTATAGAAGGGGTCAACGCCTTAGAACATCAAAGCCTTATGGGAGTACATTCCAACCCATTCCCCACACCAGACACACACCATCACATCTGCTGCAAAAAGCTTTATTGTTTACACTCGTTTCAGAACTTGTTAGAGAGTGGCAGGGTGGCTGGTTAAAAAGATGCCTCCTGGCTGGAGGAAGGGGCTCAGGCAAAAGCCTGGATGCCAGGGGAATGCAGAGGGGCCCCCTAAAGGCCTCTGGGCTCCAGAGACTCCTAGTCGTGCTTGAGGGTGAGCCTTTCGAAGAGATACTCGCCCAGCCGCTCCTGAGGGACACCCAGCCTGCGGAGGTTGGTCAGGTGGTCGCCTATCTTCTTGATGAGTTTCACCTCCTCATCTAGGAAATGGTTCTCCAGGAAGTCACAGAGCTGAGAAATAGAAGACAAATTTATAGAGTCCCTCAGGAGAGAAGCAGGCAGGGCTGCTACAAACAGATAACACGAGACAATAGATAACAGTGTGGCAGATGTGGGAAGTGAGGCCCAGAAAGGAATCCTCCCGGGCAATCAAAGGGAGACAAGAGTTGGGGTGCAGGCTTCAATCCAGGTAAGGTCTAAGGATGGGGAGCCATGGATGAAGGGGGGTACTTACATGAGGGTCGGTATTGGCAGAACCCAAGGCATGCAGTTTCAAAAGATCCGTGTTCAGGCCCCTCTCCAAGACCAGGGCGGCTTCCATGGCTTCCAGGGTATTACCCCACTCATCTTTGGGCGGCTTCTGTACATTGGAGAGAAGCAGTTCTAGGGCCTTCCACATACATTCCCCAGCCGCCCGGGGCAGCGAGGAAGGCCGTAATCCGCAAACGCGTCTGCGAGCTTGCATTTATCACCTTCCAATCTGCTGCAACTACACCTCCCGGGAAGGCACGCAGCAGTCCGCACGCCACGTCTTGTGAAAGCG
Proteins encoded:
- the FTL gene encoding ferritin light chain, producing the protein MSSQIRQNYSADVEASVNRLVNEHLQASYTYLSLGFYFDRDDVALKGVDHFFRELAKEKREGAERLLKMQNQRGGRALFQDVQKPPKDEWGNTLEAMEAALVLERGLNTDLLKLHALGSANTDPHLCDFLENHFLDEEVKLIKKIGDHLTNLRRLGVPQERLGEYLFERLTLKHD